In the genome of Pediococcus claussenii ATCC BAA-344, one region contains:
- a CDS encoding phage head closure protein, producing MKKYDISRMKQRVEFGSYTSGERNPNTGMAKQVYTPSFSMWCGDYSMTVNQSVNVTGRLVEAERMIVIRHNKQVNDQLLANLDGKLYTIISINSDDDLNAFDVLALKNYRGIKV from the coding sequence ATGAAGAAGTACGACATCTCACGCATGAAGCAACGGGTAGAGTTTGGGAGCTATACATCTGGCGAAAGGAACCCCAACACTGGTATGGCGAAACAAGTGTACACACCTAGCTTCTCAATGTGGTGTGGCGATTACTCAATGACAGTTAACCAATCTGTTAATGTTACAGGTCGACTAGTAGAAGCTGAACGCATGATAGTGATTCGACATAACAAACAAGTTAATGACCAGTTACTTGCCAACCTTGATGGTAAGTTATACACAATCATCTCTATCAATTCAGATGATGACTTGAATGCGTTTGATGTGCTGGCATTGAAGAACTATCGAGGCATCAAAGTCTAA
- a CDS encoding head-tail connector protein — MSVTVDDIKRSLRIDLTDDDEMIQTYINTANQYVLDAVGGQTDITKFEQYDFAVSLLTQFWYANRNIDMKETPYQVVSMIQQLRGKTLL; from the coding sequence ATGAGTGTTACCGTAGACGACATTAAACGTAGTCTAAGAATTGATTTAACTGATGATGATGAGATGATTCAGACCTACATTAATACAGCAAATCAATATGTATTAGACGCTGTGGGCGGTCAAACAGATATTACCAAGTTTGAACAATATGACTTTGCGGTTAGTCTATTAACACAATTCTGGTATGCAAATCGTAATATAGATATGAAAGAAACTCCCTATCAAGTTGTATCAATGATTCAACAATTACGAGGGAAAACGTTACTTTAA
- a CDS encoding HNH endonuclease, with the protein MAKKFCNHAGCRALVALNVKYCEKHQKQANSDTYHHRRYEQGRDQFEAFYRTSAWKKMSRQMLIRSPICKLCYQEGVIRKADIVDHITPIREDWSRRLDWDNMQTLCIYHHNQKTNIENQRRIKK; encoded by the coding sequence ATGGCAAAGAAGTTTTGTAATCATGCTGGTTGCCGTGCGCTGGTGGCATTGAACGTTAAATACTGCGAGAAACATCAGAAACAAGCTAATTCAGATACTTACCATCACAGACGCTACGAGCAGGGTAGAGACCAGTTTGAAGCATTCTACCGTACTAGTGCTTGGAAAAAGATGAGCAGACAAATGTTAATAAGAAGTCCAATTTGTAAGCTTTGTTATCAAGAGGGAGTAATCAGAAAGGCGGATATCGTTGACCACATTACTCCAATTCGTGAAGATTGGTCTAGGCGGTTAGATTGGGACAATATGCAAACTTTATGCATATATCATCATAACCAAAAGACGAACATTGAAAATCAACGAAGAATTAAAAAATAA
- a CDS encoding phage portal protein: protein MAFFIGNSNTSPEPDSDTAFLDALVSYSSDNDSNYVGAGALRNADVFTAIKIIASDIASNPLENNDPTRVNILNVKPNSVMNGFNFKFALACNLLLNGNAFAEVVMNGNRLRSLEFLPNNKVTVTQDDVSGRVAYYYQQTNVKRRQIASSNILHFKYFTQDGVTGISPLFALKDQLQIQKSGNGMLRGFFQSGVNGTSILKVHKSDLSKEAKDNIRNKFEESNSGNNALRTVVLDDSMDLSNLTVNTDVLKLVNGNDWSTRQIAEVFGIPPERLGVENEHSSNEQSNILYLQNSLGHYFDVFTSELNNKLAGVYTFNTDRLFSSDPKTNQDLAVEAYQGGVLTRNEARTRLGMNTVADGDTFYTKESDLNNGRPQIND from the coding sequence ATGGCATTTTTTATAGGAAATAGCAATACAAGTCCTGAACCAGATAGTGACACCGCATTTTTGGACGCTTTAGTGAGTTATTCTAGTGACAATGATAGTAATTATGTTGGTGCTGGTGCTTTGCGTAACGCTGATGTGTTCACAGCAATTAAAATCATTGCCAGTGACATAGCTAGTAACCCACTGGAAAACAATGACCCTACCCGTGTAAATATTTTGAATGTGAAACCTAATTCAGTTATGAATGGTTTTAATTTCAAGTTTGCCCTGGCATGTAACTTGCTTTTGAATGGGAATGCGTTCGCAGAAGTTGTGATGAATGGTAATCGGTTGAGAAGTTTGGAATTTCTACCAAACAATAAAGTGACCGTAACTCAAGATGATGTGAGTGGTCGAGTAGCTTATTACTACCAACAAACTAATGTGAAACGGCGTCAGATTGCGTCTAGTAACATATTGCATTTTAAATATTTTACGCAAGACGGCGTAACTGGCATTAGTCCGCTGTTTGCACTAAAAGACCAGTTACAAATTCAGAAGTCGGGTAATGGAATGTTGAGAGGCTTCTTTCAAAGTGGTGTAAATGGTACTTCGATATTGAAAGTACACAAAAGTGATTTATCTAAGGAAGCAAAAGATAATATCAGAAACAAGTTTGAAGAAAGTAACAGCGGAAACAATGCATTAAGAACGGTTGTTCTTGATGATTCAATGGACTTATCAAATTTGACTGTCAACACTGATGTATTGAAACTTGTGAACGGTAATGACTGGAGCACACGCCAAATTGCGGAAGTATTTGGGATACCACCAGAACGGTTAGGCGTGGAGAATGAACATTCTAGTAACGAACAATCTAACATACTTTATTTACAAAATTCATTAGGTCACTACTTCGATGTATTTACTAGTGAATTAAATAATAAGTTGGCTGGTGTATATACATTCAATACTGATAGGCTATTCAGTTCAGACCCTAAGACTAACCAAGATTTAGCTGTAGAGGCTTACCAGGGTGGAGTACTTACCAGAAATGAAGCAAGAACACGTTTAGGAATGAATACAGTCGCAGACGGCGACACATTTTATACAAAGGAGAGTGATTTGAATAATGGAAGACCGCAGATTAACGATTGA
- a CDS encoding ArpU family phage packaging/lysis transcriptional regulator: MAKYDEVARVLKQVPRLKRIAGKRLTDLRSPSPDGMPHGNGVEVDERIIGRLDAQKELENIMFCLSFLRDDYQQILLKKYMTADKQTDIAIAMDLGISDGTLYRWQSKALQEFKEAYYGY; this comes from the coding sequence ATGGCTAAGTATGACGAAGTAGCAAGAGTTTTAAAACAAGTACCAAGGTTAAAACGTATTGCAGGTAAAAGACTTACTGATTTGCGTTCGCCTAGTCCTGATGGTATGCCACACGGCAATGGTGTTGAAGTTGATGAACGTATTATCGGTAGGTTGGACGCACAAAAAGAGTTAGAAAATATTATGTTTTGTTTATCGTTCTTACGAGACGATTACCAACAAATTTTGTTAAAGAAGTATATGACCGCTGATAAGCAGACAGATATAGCAATAGCGATGGATTTAGGAATTAGTGACGGAACATTATACCGATGGCAAAGTAAAGCACTACAAGAATTTAAAGAAGCCTATTACGGCTATTAG
- a CDS encoding membrane protein, which yields MGKRILIGFNWITAVLLLSVMLLASLMPASFFDTEDWAKPIAVIIFTIGLLIIINGIHKITTIGHQSIYKYLLYIIGVLIIGAQLWTSFHFVAVARADVSFVRNQAIALATGSHSWPSYFRIYPNNVNSALFEAMILKTTLKLGIPNPWVLLNILRFIWIDTGLVSGLFILKQWRRWRPGALFLMLTWLFSIPIYAYGLFDYNDPLIMPIGLNLVALAYLFIKRQGSVRWLAGLGTWVLLGFSIVMKSNMITFFIAVVMALIGAICIKRINWKLALKWLLGCIIMLLLCFKLTSIGATNRGYSPNINEATPVTSWIAMSLNPQKQGQYAGVDFDAVRRLKTQAQKKEFTKTLIKNRVTDMGPFGLAFHFSKKLGVFLSHGDFDAINLIPQWIKAPNWYLNQQQSYKFWLLLLAQCWYIALLVGCVWQLFKQKKHLISTSLFSLMVLGLTTFHVFIWEVEPRYSLPLLPILMVLGCAGWTNMAKLHLRNAKKRLVLSSLIIFGMFISGMYILQTNSQTIIGSKLIAQQGDGQYFSPQSITIKPNSTYKFIVPLPELETNKLVLNSRSKEPVTITVKSNGFVLNKIKNKANLIKNIHYQNTRVKALDVTIKNNSKHPVKYASGSANYSLKTGKILPRREPIICWYVYNIFHRTAYFSNQAMSFTLTSTSTVVRNLSLFLLIILLFIWWDPAPRRTKSRLTNTIEL from the coding sequence ATGGGGAAAAGAATATTGATCGGGTTTAACTGGATAACAGCTGTCTTGTTGCTATCAGTTATGTTACTAGCCAGTTTAATGCCAGCTAGTTTTTTTGACACAGAAGACTGGGCAAAACCAATCGCAGTCATAATTTTTACAATTGGATTATTAATAATAATAAACGGTATACATAAAATAACCACAATAGGACATCAATCCATATATAAATATTTACTATATATTATTGGGGTATTAATCATTGGAGCTCAATTATGGACATCGTTTCATTTTGTTGCAGTTGCTAGGGCCGATGTTTCATTTGTACGTAACCAAGCCATTGCGTTAGCTACAGGAAGTCACAGTTGGCCAAGCTACTTTAGAATCTATCCAAATAATGTTAATTCGGCTTTATTTGAGGCAATGATCCTAAAAACCACTTTAAAATTAGGTATTCCCAATCCATGGGTTTTATTAAATATTCTAAGATTTATCTGGATCGATACCGGATTGGTGTCCGGACTTTTCATTTTAAAACAATGGAGGCGTTGGCGTCCGGGTGCTCTATTTCTTATGTTAACCTGGCTGTTTAGTATACCAATATACGCTTACGGACTTTTTGATTACAACGACCCACTTATAATGCCAATAGGCTTAAACTTGGTAGCTTTAGCCTATCTATTTATTAAAAGGCAGGGTTCTGTCCGTTGGTTAGCTGGCCTTGGAACTTGGGTATTACTTGGCTTTTCCATCGTGATGAAAAGTAACATGATAACATTTTTTATTGCTGTCGTAATGGCCTTAATTGGAGCTATTTGTATCAAAAGAATTAACTGGAAATTAGCTTTAAAATGGTTATTGGGCTGTATCATAATGTTATTACTATGCTTTAAGTTGACATCCATTGGGGCCACAAATAGAGGGTATTCTCCTAACATCAATGAAGCAACACCCGTCACAAGTTGGATCGCCATGAGTCTTAATCCCCAAAAACAAGGTCAATATGCCGGCGTTGATTTTGACGCCGTTCGACGACTCAAAACGCAGGCTCAAAAAAAAGAATTTACCAAGACATTGATCAAAAACCGTGTCACTGACATGGGACCATTCGGTTTAGCCTTCCATTTCTCTAAAAAACTTGGTGTATTTTTAAGTCATGGTGATTTTGATGCCATTAACTTAATTCCCCAATGGATTAAAGCGCCCAATTGGTACTTAAACCAACAACAAAGTTATAAGTTCTGGCTACTTTTACTCGCTCAGTGCTGGTACATAGCCCTGTTAGTCGGCTGTGTTTGGCAACTTTTCAAGCAAAAAAAGCACTTGATTTCGACGTCTCTGTTCAGTCTAATGGTACTTGGTTTAACTACTTTTCACGTTTTTATATGGGAAGTTGAGCCACGTTATTCACTTCCCCTGCTACCAATACTAATGGTACTTGGCTGTGCAGGATGGACAAACATGGCAAAGCTTCATTTGCGTAACGCTAAAAAACGCCTAGTTCTTAGTAGTTTGATAATATTTGGTATGTTTATAAGTGGCATGTATATTCTTCAAACAAATTCGCAAACTATAATTGGATCCAAACTAATCGCACAGCAAGGAGATGGACAATACTTTTCTCCCCAAAGTATAACCATAAAACCTAATAGTACCTATAAATTTATAGTTCCATTGCCTGAACTGGAGACTAATAAACTAGTTTTAAATTCAAGATCAAAGGAACCAGTTACGATTACCGTTAAATCTAATGGATTTGTACTTAACAAAATTAAAAATAAAGCTAATCTGATTAAAAACATCCACTATCAAAATACGCGTGTAAAGGCTCTCGATGTAACTATCAAAAACAATAGTAAACATCCGGTTAAATATGCGAGCGGTTCAGCTAATTATTCTCTAAAGACAGGGAAAATACTCCCTCGTAGAGAGCCAATTATCTGTTGGTATGTTTATAATATTTTTCATCGAACCGCCTATTTTTCAAATCAGGCAATGTCCTTTACACTGACTTCAACGTCTACAGTGGTCCGTAATTTATCCTTGTTTTTATTGATAATTCTGTTGTTCATTTGGTGGGACCCAGCACCACGCAGAACGAAATCACGATTAACTAACACAATTGAGTTATAA
- a CDS encoding MerR family DNA-binding transcriptional regulator: MKSSEVSKLLNISIDTLRYYEKIGIIPTVSRDKNGYRDYQTTDYFN, translated from the coding sequence ATGAAAAGCAGTGAAGTTTCTAAACTCCTTAATATTTCAATTGATACTTTGAGATATTATGAAAAAATTGGTATTATTCCAACTGTTTCACGAGATAAAAATGGATATCGTGACTATCAAACCACTGATTACTTCAACTAA
- a CDS encoding terminase large subunit yields MIDSVKEYCLDVLANKIVAGQKIKQACQRHLDDLEKQSSKEFPYYFDIGQAEKAIKLIEMLPKTDGTSLKMLPFQKFIVGSLYGWREDGTGYRRFRQAYISMARKNGKTFLASGMAVNTLLGEKLPAKNRQIMFVANSSGQAHLGYDMLSSSLNQIRKQSKYIRDRVKVQKQAITDLNSDSKAVVLASDTKSLDGMAGTLIVYDEFHKSKTREVYNVMKSGQVKEPNALLTIISTSGLDLNVPMYQEYQTLSKVLAGKSKADQYFVAIWELDDKEEVFEQSKWEKANPLFGDEDVRKQMTTSIQSDVDLAVEQGNLTPVLVKNFNMWEQARSDSYIAVEDWNKGLSSELDIHNRDVYFGVDLSKSSDLTAVSWLIPTQNGRFYVDSHAFVATKYGLDHKIKTDGIDYRSLERKGECSITKLESGVIDYDDVFNFMREMVGKYNLVVKGVCYDPWSFDYLLPDFEKAGYPLIEIRQGVKTLGIPTKRFKEELIKGNIKHSDNKLLAFNVNNAILKYDINNNPMIDKAKASNKIDEVGALMNAYTAGMNYFDEQEASKANNEFYESEEFSF; encoded by the coding sequence ATGATTGATTCAGTTAAAGAGTATTGCCTTGATGTATTAGCTAATAAGATTGTGGCTGGTCAAAAGATTAAACAAGCTTGCCAAAGACATTTAGACGATTTGGAAAAACAAAGTAGTAAAGAATTTCCATACTATTTTGATATTGGACAAGCCGAAAAAGCTATTAAATTAATTGAGATGTTACCAAAAACCGATGGCACAAGTTTAAAAATGCTTCCGTTTCAAAAGTTTATTGTTGGCTCCCTTTACGGGTGGCGAGAAGACGGAACGGGTTACCGAAGATTTAGACAGGCTTATATTTCAATGGCACGTAAGAACGGTAAGACGTTTTTAGCTAGTGGTATGGCAGTTAATACATTACTTGGCGAAAAGTTACCAGCAAAAAACCGGCAAATTATGTTTGTCGCCAACTCATCAGGGCAGGCACATTTAGGCTATGACATGTTGTCTAGCTCACTTAATCAGATTAGAAAACAATCTAAGTACATTCGCGACCGAGTGAAAGTTCAGAAACAGGCGATTACTGATTTGAATAGTGATAGTAAGGCGGTTGTGTTGGCTTCCGATACCAAGTCGCTAGATGGTATGGCTGGTACATTGATTGTCTATGATGAATTTCACAAGAGCAAAACTAGAGAAGTTTACAATGTCATGAAATCAGGGCAAGTTAAAGAACCTAATGCGTTGCTTACTATTATTTCTACCTCTGGTTTAGATTTAAATGTACCAATGTATCAAGAATATCAAACGCTATCAAAAGTGTTAGCGGGCAAAAGCAAAGCCGACCAGTATTTTGTAGCAATTTGGGAGTTAGATGATAAAGAAGAAGTTTTTGAACAATCAAAATGGGAGAAAGCTAACCCACTATTTGGTGATGAAGATGTTAGAAAACAAATGACTACTAGCATTCAAAGCGATGTAGATTTAGCCGTTGAACAAGGCAATTTAACGCCTGTTCTGGTTAAAAATTTTAATATGTGGGAACAAGCTAGGTCAGATAGCTATATCGCTGTGGAAGATTGGAACAAAGGACTTAGTAGTGAGTTGGATATTCATAACCGTGATGTGTATTTTGGGGTTGATTTGTCTAAGAGTTCAGACTTGACGGCGGTTAGTTGGTTGATTCCTACACAAAATGGCAGATTCTACGTTGATTCACATGCCTTTGTAGCCACCAAATATGGCTTAGACCATAAGATAAAGACTGATGGCATAGATTACCGTTCACTAGAACGCAAGGGCGAATGTTCAATTACCAAGCTTGAAAGTGGTGTGATTGATTACGATGATGTGTTTAACTTCATGCGGGAAATGGTCGGTAAATATAACTTGGTTGTAAAAGGCGTTTGCTATGACCCCTGGTCTTTTGATTATTTATTACCCGACTTTGAAAAAGCAGGTTACCCATTAATTGAAATTAGACAAGGCGTTAAAACTTTGGGGATTCCTACCAAGCGATTTAAGGAAGAACTTATTAAGGGTAATATCAAACATTCAGATAACAAGCTGTTAGCGTTTAACGTTAACAATGCCATTTTAAAATATGACATTAATAACAACCCCATGATTGATAAGGCGAAAGCTTCAAACAAGATTGATGAAGTAGGTGCCTTGATGAATGCTTATACAGCGGGTATGAACTATTTTGACGAACAGGAGGCAAGTAAGGCAAACAATGAATTTTATGAAAGTGAAGAATTTTCTTTCTAA
- a CDS encoding phage terminase small subunit P27 family, protein MPHIDVLNDRSDAKEALENYPKLTTKPPKNMTGTASHNCNRIVPLLKKNTSVSELDFRTIEIYCNAVAMYEKSQNLITTRGLVITTKTGVQKANPYLATQNESVDRINKCAKELGLTISSRARIEVARAKKKHKLNDKFEAILE, encoded by the coding sequence ATGCCACACATTGACGTGTTAAATGATCGGTCAGACGCAAAAGAAGCGCTAGAAAACTATCCAAAGCTCACTACGAAGCCACCTAAAAACATGACAGGAACGGCATCACACAACTGCAATAGAATAGTGCCACTTTTGAAAAAGAACACTAGCGTTAGTGAATTAGATTTCAGAACGATTGAAATTTATTGCAACGCTGTCGCCATGTATGAAAAATCACAGAACCTCATTACTACCCGTGGCTTAGTCATTACCACTAAGACAGGAGTTCAGAAAGCTAATCCGTATTTAGCAACTCAAAATGAATCAGTTGACCGCATTAATAAATGTGCGAAAGAGTTAGGCTTAACCATTTCATCACGTGCCAGGATTGAAGTGGCTAGGGCAAAGAAGAAACACAAATTAAATGATAAATTTGAGGCGATTCTTGAATGA
- a CDS encoding phage major capsid protein, translating into MEDRRLTIEAELRADEPEAETPEDNTDTQENSDTTNNKDDSKDGKTVSGYAMVWNTPSKPLKDGDTSFTEIITPEALSGTDLSNVILLSNHDYSEPLASVKAGTLKLETDDKGLHFEATLPNTTAANDTYENIKAGNIDSASFRFSNVDDSWEKDDAGNITRTINQIRDLFEISTVTVPAYDDTNVAVDTRSYEKFMNKENEESKHMENTIIENTEEATETRSFEDYIRSNGETRDGLTTDGNKPIIPSEVITPIFEYKQNKANLGQYVTVKTVSTGAGIYPISVNNNATLATKAELAQIADVDSGITGVEFKVVTRAGKIFLSQEIIDDSAIPIVSEVQAQLQKLVNNTDNTNIVALLKKATKKAVTSLDDVKTTFNVDLDPALNKSVVTNQGGFNYLDQLKDNEGRYMLQADPTSPTGKSLFGAPIIVVPSVLLPDETAGSSFPMFVGDLEQYIALFKRNQVSVNWQQFDSYSSGLAVVVRNDYEVIDANAMVYLTIGAGK; encoded by the coding sequence ATGGAAGACCGCAGATTAACGATTGAAGCGGAGTTAAGGGCTGATGAACCAGAGGCAGAAACTCCCGAAGATAATACAGACACACAAGAAAATTCAGATACAACTAATAATAAAGATGATAGCAAGGACGGTAAGACCGTCTCCGGCTATGCTATGGTTTGGAATACACCAAGTAAACCTCTGAAAGACGGGGACACTTCATTTACTGAAATTATCACGCCAGAGGCATTAAGTGGCACAGATTTAAGTAACGTTATTTTGCTATCTAATCATGATTACAGCGAGCCTCTAGCAAGTGTTAAGGCGGGTACTTTGAAACTAGAAACTGATGATAAAGGGCTTCACTTTGAAGCTACTTTACCTAATACCACTGCTGCTAATGATACCTATGAAAATATCAAGGCTGGTAATATTGATTCAGCAAGTTTCAGGTTTAGTAATGTTGATGACAGTTGGGAAAAAGATGACGCAGGCAATATCACAAGAACGATTAATCAGATTAGAGATTTATTTGAAATTTCGACTGTAACAGTTCCTGCTTATGATGATACAAATGTGGCAGTTGATACCCGTAGCTATGAAAAATTTATGAATAAAGAAAATGAGGAAAGTAAACATATGGAAAATACAATTATTGAAAACACAGAAGAAGCAACAGAAACACGTTCATTTGAAGATTATATTAGAAGCAATGGGGAAACTCGTGACGGTTTAACCACTGATGGTAATAAACCAATTATCCCAAGTGAAGTTATTACACCGATTTTTGAATATAAACAAAATAAGGCTAATTTAGGTCAGTACGTAACAGTTAAGACGGTTTCAACTGGAGCAGGTATTTACCCAATTTCAGTTAATAATAACGCTACATTGGCTACTAAGGCAGAGCTTGCACAGATTGCTGATGTTGATAGTGGTATCACAGGGGTAGAGTTCAAAGTAGTAACCCGTGCTGGTAAAATCTTCTTATCACAAGAAATTATTGATGATTCAGCCATTCCAATCGTTTCAGAAGTTCAAGCACAGTTGCAGAAATTAGTTAACAATACCGACAACACTAACATTGTGGCATTACTTAAAAAGGCAACTAAGAAAGCAGTAACCAGCTTGGACGATGTTAAGACTACATTTAATGTTGATTTAGACCCCGCTTTGAATAAGTCAGTGGTTACTAACCAAGGTGGTTTCAATTATCTTGACCAACTCAAGGACAACGAGGGGCGTTATATGTTACAAGCTGACCCTACAAGCCCTACAGGTAAATCATTATTCGGTGCTCCAATTATTGTGGTTCCAAGTGTTCTATTACCAGATGAAACAGCAGGCTCATCATTCCCAATGTTTGTAGGGGACTTAGAACAATACATTGCCTTGTTCAAACGTAATCAAGTATCTGTAAACTGGCAACAATTCGACAGCTATTCAAGTGGTCTTGCGGTAGTTGTTCGTAACGATTATGAAGTGATTGACGCTAATGCCATGGTTTACTTAACTATTGGGGCTGGTAAGTAA
- a CDS encoding phage/plasmid primase, P4 family: MENKIPQEMKDLTNSLTVAPDDFRQLSFDEHAEKGANTSAEWEAIGRSYVEYLNNSSPEWLIFKLSSPSKRSQDIKHIILYDKLGDEIIQENMIQRYSALPEGAYYQKEYGTWKTFHRNELQALVKNEVIKKLKEVGVSWSYNDSRSTTEYVIGATYQPNIRGNPFESANPELVAFKNGTYNINSGKLQDNSPDNMLVNAHDYELNISGKPTPATNKLLEGMITEPAVNLFKQFVGYMFYHSHAPMQDAIFLHGNGGEGKSTLLNYISKEVLGIDNVSAVKPQDLTGENRFKLIQLYLKEANIVPDIKKGYLQNTDVLKTLTGGDTMDAEEKGVQGINFTSYAKLLFSANDLPTFSDNSTGFKDRLMVIDLVNGDTRKPDNHFWDSQDMDKVREERSSFVFDCLTRFKEALDKHRFDKPRSVIEATEAWHKDNDHFGEFLDEWCEIDLTSGKGEKASYVVSAYKEFCQMNNYSDKTTAQTITSNLAKLGVKKDKSTKGWNNSDYQAWRFIGLRLLKENYP, from the coding sequence GTGGAAAACAAAATACCTCAAGAAATGAAAGACCTAACGAATAGCCTCACAGTTGCGCCTGATGATTTTAGGCAACTTTCATTTGATGAACATGCTGAAAAAGGAGCAAATACATCTGCCGAGTGGGAAGCTATAGGGCGTAGTTATGTTGAATATTTAAATAATAGTTCCCCTGAATGGCTAATTTTTAAATTGAGTAGTCCATCTAAACGTAGCCAAGACATTAAGCATATTATTTTGTATGACAAATTAGGCGATGAGATTATTCAAGAAAATATGATTCAAAGATATTCAGCGTTACCAGAGGGAGCATATTATCAGAAAGAATACGGAACGTGGAAAACATTCCATCGCAACGAACTTCAAGCACTCGTTAAAAATGAAGTGATAAAAAAGCTAAAAGAAGTTGGTGTGTCATGGAGCTATAACGATAGTCGTTCAACAACCGAGTACGTAATTGGTGCCACTTATCAGCCTAATATACGAGGTAACCCATTTGAAAGTGCTAACCCTGAACTTGTAGCATTCAAGAATGGCACATACAACATCAACAGCGGGAAATTACAAGATAATTCCCCTGATAACATGTTGGTTAATGCTCACGATTACGAACTTAATATCAGTGGTAAACCGACCCCAGCCACTAATAAATTACTTGAGGGAATGATTACAGAACCAGCGGTTAACTTGTTTAAACAATTCGTCGGTTACATGTTTTATCATTCCCATGCTCCAATGCAAGACGCCATTTTTTTACACGGTAATGGTGGCGAGGGTAAAAGTACGTTGTTGAATTACATTAGTAAAGAAGTATTAGGGATTGATAATGTTTCAGCCGTTAAACCCCAAGACCTTACAGGCGAAAATAGGTTCAAGTTAATTCAATTATATTTGAAAGAAGCAAATATAGTACCTGATATAAAAAAGGGCTATTTACAAAACACTGATGTGCTTAAAACGCTGACAGGTGGCGACACCATGGACGCCGAAGAAAAAGGTGTGCAAGGCATTAATTTTACTAGTTATGCAAAACTGCTTTTTAGTGCCAATGATTTACCAACTTTCAGTGATAACTCAACCGGTTTTAAAGATAGATTGATGGTAATTGACCTAGTTAATGGCGATACACGTAAGCCTGATAACCACTTTTGGGATAGTCAAGACATGGATAAGGTAAGAGAAGAACGTAGTAGTTTTGTATTTGATTGTTTGACCAGGTTCAAAGAAGCGTTAGACAAACATAGATTTGATAAGCCTAGAAGTGTGATTGAAGCCACAGAAGCATGGCATAAAGATAATGACCACTTTGGAGAGTTTTTAGATGAATGGTGTGAGATTGATTTGACTAGTGGTAAGGGCGAAAAAGCAAGTTACGTAGTTAGTGCTTATAAGGAATTTTGCCAGATGAATAACTATTCAGACAAGACGACCGCACAAACCATTACCAGTAATCTGGCTAAATTGGGAGTGAAAAAGGATAAGTCAACTAAAGGCTGGAATAACAGCGACTATCAAGCGTGGCGATTTATAGGGCTGCGTTTGTTAAAAGAAAATTATCCATAA